A genomic window from Melanotaenia boesemani isolate fMelBoe1 chromosome 15, fMelBoe1.pri, whole genome shotgun sequence includes:
- the si:dkey-183i3.6 gene encoding LAT2 domain-containing protein — MVAATEGMTGAFGLLAAVLTVVSVASLSLFTLFCLRCKKKEKIIHEEPQIYNPQIFQRGGSQFAVMRSKTVTRSKQTSSTENAEHSPRAPAEEQADYQNITEFQTVDASLEHDYVAPIPVSVYENQKRSISDADPTPGIYGNVFPPMPTADDDDYENSAYLNQIAEADEPDYENES; from the exons GAATGACGGGAGCCTTCGGCCTGCTGGCTGCAGTCCTGACGGTTGTGTCGGTGGCATCACTGagtttatttacacttttctgTCTGCggtgcaaaaagaaagaaa AGATCATACATGAGGAGCCTCAAATATACAACCCACAGATATT CCAGCGTGGGGGAAGCCAGTTTGCAGTTATGCGCTCAAAAACAG TCACCAGAAGCAAGCAGACATCTTCAAC tgaAAATGCTGAGCATTCCCCCAGAG CTCCAGCTGAGGAACAGGCAGATTATCAAAATATCACAGAAT TTCAGACAGTTGATGCGAGTCTGGAACACGACTATGT agCTCCCATCCCAGTGTCCGTCTATGAAAATCAGAAGAGAAGCATATCTG ATGCCGATCCGACTCCGGGCATTTATGGAAACGTTTTCCCACCGATGCCCACAGCAGACG ATGACGACTATGAAAACTCTGCATACCTGAACCAAATTGCTG aGGCCGATGAACCGGATTACGAGAATGAAAGCTGA
- the LOC121654256 gene encoding cytochrome c oxidase subunit 7B, mitochondrial, producing the protein MYRFAKAAANIGGQAVRQVRHGSTAPQDFHSKYGMGVLVGGAAFCTSVWGYVLTQTGITWNLSPVRKVMPKAWREAEE; encoded by the exons ATGTACCGGTTTGCGAAAGCTGCAGCCAACATCGGTG GTCAGGCTGTGCGACAGGTGAGACATGGATCCACCGCCCCTCAGGACTTTCACTCCAAGTACGGCATGGGTGTGCTCGTCGGTGGAGCTGCCTTCTGCACATCTGTGTGGGGATAT GTGCTGACTCAGACTGGTATCACCTGGAACCTTTCCCCAGTAAGGAAGGTCATGCCCAAAGCGTGGAGAGAGGCTGAGGAGTGA
- the pgk1 gene encoding phosphoglycerate kinase 1, whose protein sequence is MSLSNKLTLDKVDVNGKRVVMRVDFNVPMKDKQITNNQRIKAAVPTIKHCLDNGAKSVVLMSHLGRPDGNFMPEKYSLEPVAAELKTLLGKDVTFLKDCVGPDVETACANPATGSVILLENLRFHVAEEGKGKDASGNKTKASQEQIDSFRASLSKLGDVYVNDAFGTAHRAHSSMVGVNLPQKAAGFLMKKELDYFAMALEKPQRPFLAILGGAKVKDKIQLINNMLDKVNEMIIGGGMAFTFLKVLNNMEIGTSLYDEEGAGIVKDLMAKAEKNSVKITLPVDFITADKFDENATTGTATVAAGIPAGWMGLDCGPASSKAFADAVGRAKQIVWNGPVGVFEWDNFAKGTKNLMDKVVEVTKSGCITIIGGGDTATCCAKWDTEDKVSHVSTGGGASLELLEGKLLPGVDALSSV, encoded by the exons ATGTCTCTGTCTAACAAACTCACCCTGGATAAAGTGGATGTCAATGGGAAGCGGGTCGTTATGAG AGTCGACTTCAACGTTCCCATGAAGGACAAACAGATCACAAATAACCAGAG GATCAAGGCAGCCGTTCCCACCATTAAACATTGTCTGGACAATGGGGCCAAGTCGGTCGTGCTGATGAGCCACCTGGGCCGCCCCGACGGGAACTTCATGCCCGAGAAATACTCCCTGGAGCCTGTTGCTGCTGAGCTCAAGACCCTTCTGGGAAA GGACGTCACCTTCCTGAAGGACTGTGTGGGTCCTGATGTGGAAACCGCCTGCGCTAACCCTGCTACCGGATCCGTCATCCTGCTGGAGAACCTCCGCTTCCACGTCGCAGAGGAAGGAAAAGGCAAGGACGCCTCTGGAAACAAG ACTAAGGCCTCCCAGGAGCAGATTGACTCCTTCAGGGCTTCTCTGTCCAAACTGGGAGACGTTTATGTCAACGATGCCTTCGGCACGGCTCACAGAGCTCACAG CTCCATGGTGGGAGTGAATCTCCCGCAGAAGGCAGCTGGTTTCCTCATGAAGAAGGAGCTCGACTACTTTGCCATGGCCCTGGAGAAACCTCAGAGGCCCTTCCTGGCCATCCTGGGAGG AGCGAAGGTGAAAGATAAGATCCAGCTGATCAACAACATGCTGGATAAGGTCAACGAGATGATCATCGGCGGCGGCATGGCCTTCACCTTCCTCAAAGTCCTCAACAACATGGAG ATCGGTACCTCTCTGTACGATGAGGAAGGAGCCGGCATCGTCAAAGACCTGATGGCCAAAGCGGAGAAGAACAGCGTGAAGATCACGCTGCCCGTCGACTTCATCACTGCTGACAAGTTCGACGAGAACGCCACCACCGGCACTGCGACAGTCGCTGCTGGCATCCCTGCCGGCTGGATG GGTCTGGACTGTGGACCAGCGAGCTCTAAGGCCTTTGCAGATGCCGTTGGCAGGGCCAAGCAGATTGTGTGGAACGGTCCTGTTGGTGTGTTTGAGTGGGACAACTTTGCCAAGGGGACGAAGAACCTCATGGACAAAGTGGTCGAAGTGACCAAGTCGGGCTGCATCACGATCATCG GTGGGGGCGACACCGCCACCTGCTGCGCCAAGTGGGACACAGAAGACAAAGTCAGCCATGTCAGCACAGGAGGCGGAGCcagtctggagctgctggagg gtaAGCTCCTGCCTGGCGTGGACGCCCTCAGCAGTGTCTAA